A window of the Nyctibius grandis isolate bNycGra1 chromosome 9, bNycGra1.pri, whole genome shotgun sequence genome harbors these coding sequences:
- the FTCD gene encoding formimidoyltransferase-cyclodeaminase → MAKLVECVPNFSEGNNKEVIDALGRAISQTPGCVLLDVDAGASTNRTVYTFVGSPEAVVEGALSAARVAGQLIDMSRHTGEHPRMGALDVCPFVPVMNVSMEECVTCACIFGQRLAAELGVPVYLYAEAAREESRRALPAIRAGEYEVLPEKLAKPEWAPDFGPPTFVPRWGATVTGARTFLIAYNINLLCTKELAHRIALNLREQGRGTDQPGRLKKVQGIGWYLEEENIAQVSTNLLDFETTPLHAVYEEVCRDAEALNLPVVGSQLVGLVPKKAMLDTAEFYIKKEKLFILEEEQKIRLVVSRLGLDSLSPFHPRERIIEYLVQAGEVDRGLVAKPLGAFVRAVGGRSAAPGGGSVSAAAAALGAALGCMVGLMSYGKRQFEELDPIMRKLIPPFHQAMDELVVMVDADSRAFSSYMEALKLPKSTPEEQERRMAAMQQGLKTAVRVPCALAEKVSGLWPALKELARHCNLACKSDIQVGAKMLEAAVFGAYFNVMINLKDITDEKFKLAMSQKVSGLLEEAKQGSALVLALLEKRVA, encoded by the exons ATGGCCAAGCTGGTGGAGTGCGTCCCCAACTTCTCGGAGGGGAATAACAAGGAG GTGATCGATGCGCTGGGGCGGGCCATCTCCCAGACACCGGGCTGCGTGCTGCTGGACGTGGATGCCGGCGCCTCCACCAACCGCACTGTCTACACCTTTGTGGGGTCTCCCGAGGCTGTCGTGGAAGGGGCACTGAGCGCAGCCCGTGTGGCTGGGCAGCTCATCGACATGAGCCGGCACACGG GTGAACACCCTCGCATGGGGGCCCTGGACGTCTGCCCCTTCGTGCCGGTGATGAATGTCAGCATGGAAGAGTGCGTCACCTGCGCCTGTATCTTCGGGCAGCGcttggcagcagagctgggggtgcCAG TTTACCTGTATGCAGAGGCAGCGcgggaggagagcaggagagcCCTGCCCGCCATCCGTGCCGGGGAGTACGAGGTGCTCCCCGAGAAG cttgCAAAACCAGAGTGGGCTCCTGATTTTGGGCCCCCAACCTTTGTCCCCCGGTGGGGGGCCACAGTGACGGGCGCTCGGACCTTCCTCATTGCATACAACATCAACCTGCTATGCACCAAGGAGCTGGCTCACCGCATTGCCCTCAACCTCCGTGAGCAGGGTCGTGGCACTGACCAG CCTGGGCGCTTGAAGAAGGTGCAGGGCATCGGCTGGTATTTGGAGGAAGAGAATATAGCTCAGGTTTCAACGAACCTGCTGGACTTTGAGACCACGCCACTCCACGCTGTCTATGAGGAGGTCTGCCGAGATGCGGAG GCACTGAACCTCCCTGTTGTGGGGTCCCAGCTGGTGGGTCTTGTTCCCAAGAAGGCCATGCTGGACACGGCTGAGTTTTACATCAAGAAGGAAAAACTCTTCATCCTGGAGGAGGAACAGAAGATCAGGCTG GTGGTCAGCCGGCTGGGCCTGGACTCCCTGTCTCCGTTTCACCCTCGGGAGCGCATCATCGA GTACCtggtgcaggcaggagaggtgGACAGGGGGCTGGTAGCCAAGCCACTGGGAGCCTTCGTGCGAGCAGTCGGAGGGAGGTCGGCAGCGCCGGGAGGAGGCTCTGTGTCTGCAGCCGCGGCTGCCCTG GGAGCGGCGCTGGGCTGCATGGTGGGGTTGATGAGCTACGGGAAGCGACAGTTTGAGGAGTTGGACCCCATCATGAGGAAGCTGATCCCCCCCTTCCACCAGGCCATGGATGagctggtggtgatggtggACGCTGATTCCCGTGCCTTCAGCAGTTACATG GAAGCTCTGAAGCTGCCAAAAAGCACCCCTGAAGAGCAGGAGAG ACGCATGGCTGCCATGCAACAGGGGCTGAAGACAGCCGTGAGGGTGCCCTGTGCCCTGGCAGAGAAGGTGAGCGGGCTCTGGCCTGCTCTGAAGGAGCTGGCACGCCACTGCAACCTGGCCTGCAAATCCGACATCCAG GTGGGAGCCAAAATGCTGGAAGCAGCCGTGTTCGGAGCTTACTTCAATGTCATGATCAACCTCAAAGACATAACGGATGAGAAGTTCAAGCTTGCA ATGTCGCAGAAGGTCtctgggctgctggaggaggcgAAGCAAGGCTCGGCGCTCGTGCTGGCACTGCTGGAGAAGCGGGTGGCCTGA